A genomic window from Triticum urartu cultivar G1812 chromosome 7, Tu2.1, whole genome shotgun sequence includes:
- the LOC125523485 gene encoding uncharacterized protein LOC125523485: MGCGFSTGAAGGGGGLRPFAGVRVIHTNGYVEDFPAGEDGAPVTVARATASSPSSCRYVLCSSAHLLQPGRALFRPDDALQPGTVYFLLPHSIFQAESSAVDLACLMNRLTALARKGGGPAPSAVDALFSGDSAQRRGSSPEAEGQTAKPPRPAAKSCAAAAAASAGPWRPRLDRIDESMGRSSMRSASTLSNRSSQD; encoded by the coding sequence ATGGGGTGCGGCTTCTcgacgggggcggcgggcggcgggggcgggctGCGGCCGTTCGCGGGGGTGCGGGTGATCCACACCAACGGCTACGTGGAGGACTTCCCCGCGGGCGAGGACGGGGCGCCGGTCACCGTCGCGCGCGCCACGGCCTCCTCGCCCTCCTCGTGCCGGTACGTGCTGTGCTCGTCGGCGCACCTGCTGCAGCCGGGCCGCGCGCTGTTCCGGCCGGACGATGCGCTGCAGCCGGGCACCGTCTACTTCCTGCTCCCGCACTCCATCTTCCAGGCCGAGTCCTCCGCGGTCGACCTCGCCTGCCTCATGAACCGCCTCACCGCGCTCGCGCGCAAGGGCGGCGGCCCCGCGCCCAGCGCCGTCGACGCGCTCTTCTCCGGCGACTCCGCCCAGCGCCGCGGCAGCAGCCCCGAGGCCGAGGGGCAGACCGccaagccgccccgccccgccgccaagagctgcgccgccgccgccgccgcctccgcggGGCCGTGGCGGCCGCGGCTCGACCGGATCGACGAGTCCATGGGCCGCTCCTCCATGCGGAGCGCCTCCACCCTGAGCAACCGCAGCAGCCAGGACTAG
- the LOC125522023 gene encoding pentatricopeptide repeat-containing protein At1g11290, chloroplastic-like has product MSASATTLRDAAAILGALSAASAAQLHAHALKLGFLPSCLHLCSSFLKSYAASGRLASARQLFDETPRRDIPLWNTLVSACARSRQPHHALLAASAMVGEGSRPNNLSVTSLLSACAQLRSLVHGRELHGYAVRNIPVLDLRVLNALVSMYGRCGRFAEASTVFAGMGNKSVVSWTCMINACCENRRPAEALEVFNEMRLAVVKVDEVTLLAVISACTKLDCTSELGEWVEEYACENGFLENTRVANSLIHMHGKMGRVKKSCQIFDSMSVRTVVSWTAMIQALAVHGHGVAALVRFSQMLRQGFWPDEVIFLSVINACCHSRLVSEGRQLFKSMVVDYHITPWMEHYGSMVDLLCRSGMLDEAFEFVLAMPVKPDPVIWRVLTGACRDHGDMNLARKVMDHVIDMEPGHEGNYVLASNLYAANENWGRVVDVRVEMGVRKETLRCSTALSYIEVNGEENAESFSTAQHQ; this is encoded by the coding sequence ATGAGCGCCAGCGCCACCACCTTGCGCGACGCCGCGGCCATCCTCGGCgccctctccgccgcctccgccgcccagcTCCACGCGCACGCCCTAAAGCTCGGGTTTCTCCCCTCCTGTCTCCACCTCTGCTCGTCCTTCCTCAAGTCTTACGCAGCCTCCGGCCGCCTGGCCTCCGCGCGCCAGCTGTTCGACGAAACCCCCCGCCGGGACATCCCTCTATGGAACACCCTCGTCTCCGCCTGCGCGCGCTCCCGTCAACCCCACCACGCCCTGCTCGCTGCGTCCGCCATGGTGGGCGAGGGCTCCCGGCCCAACAACCTCTCCGTCACGAGCCTCCTGTCTGCGTGCGCGCAGCTGAGGAGTCTGGTGCACGGGAGAGAGCTCCACGGATATGCCGTCAGGAATATCCCTGTTCTTGATTTGCGCGTTCTCAATGCGCTGGTAAGCATGTACGGGAGATGCGGGCGGTTCGCTGAAGCGAGCACGGTGTTCGCCGGTATGGGGAATAAGAGCGTGGTTTCTTGGACCTGCATGATCAATGCCTGCTGCGAGAACAGACGCCCAGCAGAGGCGCTGGAGGTGTTCAACGAGATGAGGCTTGCCGTTGTCAAGGTCGATGAGGTCACCCTGCTTGCAGTCATCTCGGCGTGCACAAAATTGGATTGTACGTCGGAGTTGGGCGAGTGGGTGGAGGAATATGCATGCGAGAATGGCTTCTTGGAGAACACCCGTGTCGCTAATTCGCTCATCCATATGCATGGTAAGATGGGGAGGGTGAAGAAGTCATGTCAGATATTTGACTCGATGAGTGTGAGGACTGTGGTCTCATGGACAGCCATGATACAGGCACTTGCTGTGCATGGGCATGGGGTGGCTGCCCTTGTTCGGTTTTCGCAGATGCTTAGACAAGGGTTCTGGCCTGACGAGGTTATCTTCTTAAGCGTGATCAATGCTTGTTGCCACTCCAGGCTAGTGAGTGAAGGGCGCCAGTTGTTCAAGTCCATGGTCGTAGACTATCACATCACACCATGGATGGAGCACTATGGAAGCATGGTGGACCTGTTGTGCAGATCTGGCATGTTGGACGAGGCGTTTGAGTTTGTCTTGGCCATGCCTGTGAAGCCTGATCCTGTAATATGGCGTGTATTGACCGGAGCATGCCGTGATCATGGAGATATGAATTTAGCGAGGAAGGTGATGGATCATGTGATCGACATGGAGCCTGGCCATGAGGGGAATTATGTGCTTGCGTCAAACTTATATGCTGCTAATGAGAACTGGGGACGTGTTGTGGATGTAAGGGTGGAGATGGGTGTGAGGAAAGAGACGTTAAGATGCAGTACTGCCCTGTCTTACATTGAAGTCAATGGTGAAGAAAATGCAGAAAGCTTCTCTACTGCACAGCACCAGTAA